In the genome of Streptomyces lydicus, the window CGACCGGCGCGGACTCGGTGCGCCCGAGATGATGCAGGACCTGGCCGTGCCGTACGAGTTGCCGGACTGCGGCCTGGCCTACCGCGTCACGGACGTCTGCGCGCGCGAGGACGAGGGCGAGCTGCGTTTGGGCGAGCCCGGTGATGCCGGCCTGCCGGGTTCCTGGACCGACAAGAGCCGCGAAGAGTACGACTTCTGCACTCGGGCCGTGCGCGAGGGTCCGGTGTCCCTCGCGGCACTCTGGTTGGTCAGGCACCCTGATCAGGTCAGCCAGGTGCTCGACTGGGCCGTGAACCACCCCGGTCTGATCCGGGGGGAGACCAACTGGCAGGACGAGGTGGCCGGCCTGCTGGGCAAGCTGACGGCGCAGGAGCGGCAGGAACTCTCTGAAATGCTGCGTGACCGGCTCGCCGCGCTGGGGCGGCACGTACCTGGTCAGCAGCGCTCGGGGACGGCCGGAGAGGGGCCCCGCTCTCATGCCAACGGCTGGGCGCGCGGCACGGCGAAAGGGCAGCCGGTGTGATGCGGACTGCCGCCGGCCGGAATCCGGTGCGGGGAGCGCCTCGGAGCATCGCTCCCCGGTCCCCGCGCCCGTCTCCGGCACCTCGCCATCGGCTCCTGCACATGACAGCGCGCCGCCGTCCGACCACCTGCTCTCCGCCCGGACCAAGTCCGCGGGCCGTGGCAGCGATGGAACGCTTCATGGCGGCCAACGGGGCGGAACTCACCCGAGCGGACACCAAGGCCGCCGTGCTCCTGGGCTTCACGGGAGCGGTCCTCGGCGTCTTCATCACGGTGACCCGGAGCGCCGGGGCCGGGCAGATCCCCCATGCCTGGAGAGTGCATCTCCTGTGGTGGACCGCCGTCATCAGCGCGCTGCTGGCCGTCGTCTGCTTCGTGTGCGCCATCGCCCCTCGCCGCCGCGGAGGGCGTCGCCGGGGGCCGGCCGCCCCCGGTTACTTCGAGCACATCACGCCGGAACTGGCCGGCCCGCGGCTGAGTCGTGCCTTCGAACGGATGGGGCACGATCCGACCGGCCCCTTGCTGTCCTCCCTGGCCGGAACCAGCGAGATCATCCGCGCCAAATACCGCTGGATCGAAACGGGAACCGTTCTGCTGCTCGTCGCGCTCCCGCAGTTCGCCGTCGTTCTGCGGCCAGCATGAAGCAGAGCACGAGGAGTACGAGGAGCAAGAGGAGTACGAGGAACCCGGCGGCACGCGGGCGGGAGGTGCGACCGGTCCGAGGGCGGCGGCCGGTCTTGTGCACCTCGTCCGTGACTGCGAAAGCACGACCGGGCCCTCAGGCCCCCGTGACGCCGTCGATGCTCTCCCTGAGCAGGTCCGCATGGCCGTTGTGGCGGGCGTACTCCTCGATCATGTGGACCAGGATCCAGCGCAGCGACACACCCTGGCCGCCGGCGAGGCCGGCTTCCTGTTCCGAGAGGCTGCCGGTGTCGTCCAGCGAGGCGGCGGCGGTCAGCTCGCGGCTCCGTGCGACTTCCGCGCGCCAGCGGGCCAGGGCCTCGTCGATCCCGTGGTCCGGGGCCGGCGTGAAGCCGTCGGCATTGCCGGCCTCGTGGACCGGCGGGACGTCCTGACCGGCGAACACCCGCTGGAACCAGTTGCGTTCGACCTCCGCCAGGTGCTGGACGAGGCCCAGCAGCGTCATGGACGACGGGGTCACCGAGGCGAGGCGGATCTGGCGGTCGTCCAGCCCCTCGCACTTGAGCGGGAGCGTGGCGCGGTGGAAGTCCAACCAGCCTTCCAGCGTGGCGCGTTCATCGGCCTGCAGGGGCGGAATCGGCCGCCCGTCCGCTGTTGTCCCCATGGGTCACACCTTGGCACACACCAAGGGCGGGCGACGGGGCGGTGCACCGCCCGGCAACCGTGCGCTGCCGGGCGCAACGGATCGAGTCGCCCGGCCGTATCGCCCGGATCATCGGCGCCGCTCCACCTCGATGCGCATGGTGCGCCCCCCTTGGTGTCTGTCAGGGCTGGGTATCTCCGTGGTAGCTGTCAGTACACAAGGGGGAGGGAGTGCCGATGCTGGTGGAGTCGGTGTACCGGAGTGAGGATGTGCCGCTTGCGGACAGGTTCGACTGCTGGCGGACGCTCGTTGGCCGAACGCATGCGCCGGTGGAGCTGGTCAGCGACTACCGGGAGGATTTCCGTGTCTTCCAACGCACGTTGAGCCTCGGCGCCGTGTCGGTGTGGCCGTCGTCGTTCCAACCGGTGCTCTTCCGGCGCACCCCTCGGCTGATCCGGGAGTCGGACCCCGAGGGGCTGCACCTCACGCTCCCGCTCAAGGGGACGCTGTACGTCAGCACCGGGCGGGATGACGCCTCACATGGCCCGTACAGCCTGAACGTGCTCGATACGTCTCACCCGTTCGAGGTCCGTTCCGTCGGAGGTTCCGATGGTCTGCACACAGGAGTAGGGCTGGAAGTACCCGCAGCGCTGCTCCCGGTTCCGGGCCGTCAACGCGACCGGCTGGCCGGACTGCGATTATCGGCGGGGGAAGGATTCGGCGCCCTGCTGGCGCAGTTGCTCACTCAGCTGGCGAACGGCACCCATGCGTACCAGCCTGCCGACGGACCCCGTCTGGGGTCGGTCGTGGTGGACCTCCTGTCCGCACTGTTCGCTCACGCCCTCGACGCCAACACCCTCCTCCCCCCGGAAACTCACCGGCAGGCCCTCGTCTTACGTATCCGCTCCTTCATCCAAAGGCACCTGCACGATCCGCAGCTGACGCCGCCCGTCATCGCCGCCGCACATCACATCTCCCTCAGCTACCTGCACCGCCTCTTCCAGCACGAAGAGGAAACGGTGGCGGCCTGGATCCGCCGCCAGCGCCTGGACCGCGCCCGCCGCGACCTCGCCGACCCGGCTCAGCGCACCACCCCCATCCACGCCGTCGGCGCCCGCTGGGGCTTCCCTCGCGCCGCCGACTTCACCCGGGCCTTCCGCACTGCCTACGGCATGCCACCCAGCGACTACCGATCCACGCTGCAGTCCGAGTAGACGCGTCTCCGAGTGGCCATCCGTCAGGCCCAAATGACTGTCTTTCAGGCATAAGTGACTGTATGTCAGGCGCACTTCGGTACGCCGCCGCCGTGCACGTAGACGTTGCTGACCCAGCCGCCGTGCACTGCCCCCTTGGGGTCGAGGAAGGTCCACCAGACGCTGGTAGCTCCCGCAGCGGTGACCTTTTGCCCCTTCTTCCGGCAGGTGGCCTGGGCCTTTACGTTCGTCACCCGCCCCAGGAGACGGCAGCGGCTGGACGGGTAGTTCCGGCAGTTGTTCGCCGCCTCGTACGCGCGGACGGCGACGCCTGTGCCCCGCACGGAGACCGTGACCGTCCTCGCTGCATGCTCCTGGCCGGGTACCGCCTCCGGCGTGGAGGATTCCGTCGACGTCGCCGATGCCGGGCCCGCCGGGATGGCAACGGCCACATGGCCACCCGGATATCCGGCCGGGGCCGCTGCCGCCGTGCCCGCGCCCAGAAGTCCCAGGGCCATTCCAGCGGCGATTCCCGCGCCGAGCTTGCACTTCATGGAACACTCCCCACCCTCAGAAGGAATAGTGCGCTTTGATTCCGCCTGCCGATTCTTTCTGTTGATTCTTTCTGTTGATTCCGTTTGCGTTACGTCGAGTTGTCACCCGGCAATGGCTCGCTCGGCACAGCGGGACCTGCGGTGGCCCGGATAGCCGATCGAGCGCGAATTCCCACGCAGGAGCCGTCTCAATTCCTGCGACACCAGGAGAATGGCGTACGGGTGGCGGGGGTGTCGTTAGCGGTGAATCCACGAGGGCTTAGCGATGCGTCTACTCGGTTGGATGACGATGCCCCCGTAGGCGGCACACGGGGCCACACGGCCGGGCGCCCGGCGAGGGAGCACAATGCTAGATATGGGTCATGACGGAAATTTTCGGGCGAGAAAGTGACGGTTCGCAGACGTCACCACGCTCCCCGGGACAGCGCCTCCGCTCGCTGCTGACCATGCACAGCGTGGCGGGCCGGGTGTGCGTGCGGCCGCTCACCCTCGCGGTGCTGCTGGTCATCGCGGCCGTCGTGGCTCTCGCCCCCCAGGCGGAGGGCGCGAACATGCGCGAGGCCCGTCAGGGCTCCGGTGTCGAAGCGGCCGCCGGGTTCGTACCCGTCGGGTTCGTGCCCGCCGGGTTCGTGCCCGCCGGGTTCGTGCCCGTCGGGTTCGTGCCCGTCGGGTTCCGTGTCCAGCGGGCGGACGGGCCGGTGGCGGACCAGCTGCCCGTGCTGCTCGGCGCCGTTGCCGGCGGACTGCTGGTGGTCGCCGGCGGGGCGGTGTGGGTGATCCGTCGGCAGCGGCGGCTCACGCACGGGCTGCATCCGGCCGACTTGCGGCGGAGGTACGAGCACCACGACGCGGTGCTGCACGCCGTACGGGAGGGCGTACTGATCCTCGGCGGCGACGGGCGGCTGCTGCTCGCCAACGACGAGGCCAGGCGGCTGCTCGGGCTGCCCCCGGAAGCGGAGCGGCGCCCGGTCGCGGATCTGGGGCTGGAACCACGGCTGAACGCGCTGCTGGCCTCGGGGCGGGAGGCGACCGACGAGGTGCTGCTGGCGGGCGACCGGCTGATCGGGGTCAGCGTCCGGCCGACCGCCCCCTACGGCGGGCCCGCCGGAACCGTGGTGACGCTGCGGGACACCACCGAACTGCGGGCGCTGGCCGGCCGGGCGGGCGTGGCCCAGGAGCGGCTGAAGCTGATCTACGACGCGGGCCTGCGGATCGGCACCACGCTGGAGGTGGGGCGTACCGCCGAGGAGCTGGCCGAGGTCGCGGTGCCCCGGTTCGCCGATGTGGCCACCGTCGAGCTGCTGGAACCGGTGCTGCGGGGCGATGAACCGGCGGCCGGGACGGGCACCGGCCTGCGGCGGATGGCGGTCCGTGGGGTCCGCGACGAGTCGGCGATCTACCGGGTGGGCGACGTGCTCAGGGCGGTGTCCGGCACGCCGATGGCCATGGCGCTGGAGAGCGGCCGTCCGGTCCTGGTGGATGATCTGCGCAGATCGGACGAGTGGCGGCGGCAGGACCCCGCGGGCACCCAGCGGGTGCTGGACGCCGGTATCCGGTCGCTGATCGCGGTACCGCTGCGGGCACGGGGCGTGGTGCTGGGGCTGGCCGGTTTCTGGCGGAACGGGACCTCCGGCGGCTTCGGGGAAGGGGATCCGGCCTTCGCCGAGGAGCTGACCGCGCGGGCCGCCGTCGCGATCGACAACGCCCGCCGCTACACCCGTGAGCACACCACGGCCGTCACCCTGCAGCGCAGTCTGCTGCCGCAGACCCTGCCCGAGCAGTCGGCCCTGGTGGTGGCGCACCGCTATCTCCCCGCGCACGCCGGGGTCGGCGGCGACTGGTTCGATGTCATCTCCCTGCCCGGCGCCCGGGTCGCGCTGGTGGTCGGCGATGTCGTCGGACACGGTCTGCACGCCGCCGCCACCATGGGCCGGCTGCGTACCGCGGTCCACAACTTCTCCGCTCTCGACCTGCCGCCCGACGAGTTGCTCAACCACCTGGACGAACTCGTCACCCATATCGATACCGACGAGGTGCAGGCGGCGGGCTCCGGCACCGGTGAGGAGGGCAGGGGCGGGGGCGAGGCCGGGCACGAGGGGCCGTGGCCGGGCGGCCCGGGGACGGGCACGGGCACGGGCAGCCGGGGGGCGCCCGCGCATCCGGGCCGGACCGGCATCACCGGCGCGACCTGCCTGTACGCCATCTACGACCCGGTCGGCGGCCGGGCCACGCTGGCCAGGGCGGGCCACCCGGGGCCGGCCGTGATCGCCCCCGACGGCGCCGTGTCGTTCCCCGAGGTGCCCGTCTCCCCGCCGCTGGGGCTGGGCGGCAGCGAGCCGGTGGAGGTCACCGAGCTCACCCTGGGCGAAGGCTCCCGGCTGGTGCTGTACACGGACGGGCTGATCGAGGGCCGCGACCGCGATATCGGCACCGGCCTGGAGGTGCTGCGAACGGCCCTGGCGACGGCGGCGGACCGCAGCCCGGAGCAGATCTGTACGGCGGTCCTCGACACGATGCTGCCCGAACACCCCGGTGACGACGTCGCCCTGCTGGTGGCCCGTACCCAGTTGCTGGACCCCGGGCGGGTCGCCGAGTGGGAGGTGCCCTCCGATCCGGCGGCCGTCGCGCGCATCCGGTCGTCGTGCCTGGGCACGCTGGAGTCCTGGGGCCTGGCGGGGCTCTCGTTCACCACCGAGCTGATCCTCAGCGAACTGATCACCAACGCCATTCGCTACGGGGCCCAGCCGATCCGGGTACGGCTGCTGTACGACCGTGCGCTGATCTGCG includes:
- a CDS encoding Pycsar system effector family protein, which gives rise to MAANGAELTRADTKAAVLLGFTGAVLGVFITVTRSAGAGQIPHAWRVHLLWWTAVISALLAVVCFVCAIAPRRRGGRRRGPAAPGYFEHITPELAGPRLSRAFERMGHDPTGPLLSSLAGTSEIIRAKYRWIETGTVLLLVALPQFAVVLRPA
- a CDS encoding DinB family protein, which gives rise to MGTTADGRPIPPLQADERATLEGWLDFHRATLPLKCEGLDDRQIRLASVTPSSMTLLGLVQHLAEVERNWFQRVFAGQDVPPVHEAGNADGFTPAPDHGIDEALARWRAEVARSRELTAAASLDDTGSLSEQEAGLAGGQGVSLRWILVHMIEEYARHNGHADLLRESIDGVTGA
- a CDS encoding helix-turn-helix domain-containing protein; this encodes MLVESVYRSEDVPLADRFDCWRTLVGRTHAPVELVSDYREDFRVFQRTLSLGAVSVWPSSFQPVLFRRTPRLIRESDPEGLHLTLPLKGTLYVSTGRDDASHGPYSLNVLDTSHPFEVRSVGGSDGLHTGVGLEVPAALLPVPGRQRDRLAGLRLSAGEGFGALLAQLLTQLANGTHAYQPADGPRLGSVVVDLLSALFAHALDANTLLPPETHRQALVLRIRSFIQRHLHDPQLTPPVIAAAHHISLSYLHRLFQHEEETVAAWIRRQRLDRARRDLADPAQRTTPIHAVGARWGFPRAADFTRAFRTAYGMPPSDYRSTLQSE
- a CDS encoding SpoIIE family protein phosphatase/ATP-binding protein — protein: MTEIFGRESDGSQTSPRSPGQRLRSLLTMHSVAGRVCVRPLTLAVLLVIAAVVALAPQAEGANMREARQGSGVEAAAGFVPVGFVPAGFVPAGFVPVGFVPVGFRVQRADGPVADQLPVLLGAVAGGLLVVAGGAVWVIRRQRRLTHGLHPADLRRRYEHHDAVLHAVREGVLILGGDGRLLLANDEARRLLGLPPEAERRPVADLGLEPRLNALLASGREATDEVLLAGDRLIGVSVRPTAPYGGPAGTVVTLRDTTELRALAGRAGVAQERLKLIYDAGLRIGTTLEVGRTAEELAEVAVPRFADVATVELLEPVLRGDEPAAGTGTGLRRMAVRGVRDESAIYRVGDVLRAVSGTPMAMALESGRPVLVDDLRRSDEWRRQDPAGTQRVLDAGIRSLIAVPLRARGVVLGLAGFWRNGTSGGFGEGDPAFAEELTARAAVAIDNARRYTREHTTAVTLQRSLLPQTLPEQSALVVAHRYLPAHAGVGGDWFDVISLPGARVALVVGDVVGHGLHAAATMGRLRTAVHNFSALDLPPDELLNHLDELVTHIDTDEVQAAGSGTGEEGRGGGEAGHEGPWPGGPGTGTGTGSRGAPAHPGRTGITGATCLYAIYDPVGGRATLARAGHPGPAVIAPDGAVSFPEVPVSPPLGLGGSEPVEVTELTLGEGSRLVLYTDGLIEGRDRDIGTGLEVLRTALATAADRSPEQICTAVLDTMLPEHPGDDVALLVARTQLLDPGRVAEWEVPSDPAAVARIRSSCLGTLESWGLAGLSFTTELILSELITNAIRYGAQPIRVRLLYDRALICEVFDGTSASPHLRRAATTDEGGRGLFLVAQFAQRWGTRYTANGKIIWTEQTLDGGRPESGPDSADDILDQWHDVPAL